In the genome of Podospora pseudocomata strain CBS 415.72m chromosome 7, whole genome shotgun sequence, the window TTCTCTACTTCTGAAGGCGATGGCGTCGGGGGTGATAGAGGGTCTGATATCCTTCGTGGATGCGGGTGAGACTGGTTGTAATATTGGTGGAGATAGTTCGAGTTGGAGGACGAGTACGAAGATGACGTAGGCAGTGTTGCCAGAGTTGGTGAGAGTGATGACGCTGATGGGCTGCTCGATACTATTGGTATTGACTCCCCTAGGAGTGATGGTAGGccagtcgtcgtcggcggcaGTTGGCGGGAGGCGTTGACTGCTTGTTGCGTATAGCCGACGTAATCGGGGCTGGTCCAGCGTGTCTGATGTGGGTTCCCACTCCCAGACGACACGGATGACGTGCGAGCATGGTGGGCATGTTGGCTTGAAGGCTCCAAGTACTGCTGTGGTGACGACGGCGGGTGCTGTTGTGTTTGCGATATGGAACCCCTGGGTGAAGCCGTTGTACTTCGCGGGGTTGCCGGCGCCACTCCGGGGACGCCCATGTAGGGATCCGTCAAGGCTTCGGCCGCTTGCACCCCGCCATCTGACTGTCCGTACAAAGGGTTGACCCCAAAATGGTTGGTGCCGACGCTGAGCTGGGCCATCATCGTGCTGGCTTCATGAATCGGGCTctggggcggtggtggttgtggttgtggtggtggtggtgggttatGCCTTCGAGGGGAGGAGTGCGAATGCGAGTTGGCATTCGACGGCGACCTCCCCCATGTCGCAAATGTCTTAAAGGAGAGTGAGCTCGAAAGAGAACTGGCAACCGGCGGCGCGCGGCTTGCTATCGGCGGCGTCCTCGCAGTTGGAGCGGCTTGATAACTTGGGGGACTGGCAGACGGAGGTGGTGTAAAAGGGGCCGAAGCGGAAGCAGACGCTGGGCTGGGGAGTTGTCCTGGTGCGGGATCGGGAAGCTCTTCTAACCGGTAGCGGCGGCCGTTTGGtgcgatgatgatgttgcgaTCAACAAACTGTAGGGTTGCGTCGATGGTCGCGCGATCAAAACCGCTGTTGAAGAGGTCCGAGAAAGGCGTTGTAGCCTCGTTGTCCacggggggaagaaggctggGGGCCGCTGTGTTACGGCCCTGGGCTGGCATCATGGACGTGGATGACGCCGCGCAAGCCCCATTCGTTCTACCTGCCCTTCAACCTGCCATGGCCGTGTCGCTAGGACTGTTGTAAGACGGCGGTGATCGACACGTCGCATATGTGTTGTGCCTCTTCAGGTGTCGGTTTCTGCTCAGCCAACACGGCAGCGGTAGCGGGCATAGGCACTGCTAGCCGGCAACGGTCAAAAGCGCACTAAGATAAGAAGAGACAGGGACAAGCGAAGCAGCTTTGGGAAAGACAGGGGCAGTGACGGGGAAGTGGGAGGGAAGGCAAAGGAAACGCGCGCGGGGCGGGCAGGGCATGGCCAACCCTCCCTCCAGATTCGAAAGCGAAAAGCCGAGAAATTTCACTGGGTGCTCATGCCGATGGATGCTGCTTCCTCTCAGCTCAGCTCCATGCACCGGACAAGTTGGAGGTGACGAGATGCTGCAACCAGGCAGCGCCACCCGTCTTCATTGGGCATTGGGCAAACACAACCTCACAGTGTTGCTTCGTTAGCACCAAGCAGCAAAGTGTCGGGGACCAGGGGTCAAAAAGTGGTCTCGGTAAGGCTGAATGCCCACCTGTCGATCCGGCTCACGAGGACGGGCTTCCCGTTGTCACCTACCTATCGGCATCAGTCATGGTAGGTGTTGTAGTTACAGGCATAGTTGCGAGCACATAGTTGCAAAGTGTAGGAGGGTTCCACTAGGGGCAGACTCCGGCTATCGGAAATGGCCGTAGTGTAGCAGATGCGGCCTAATGTCTAGCCGTTCGCATTTTTGaaggtgaggtgggtgaCTGGTACCCATTGTGAAATCTAGAAGGGTCCAACCCGGCACATACTGAGGCGCCCTATCTGCAAGAGTGCCGAACCCACATACGAATGAGTTGGACGAaatggtaggtaggtggtgtgCTGCGTTATCTTGGACCCGACGCCCCGGCTTATCCCGTCGCCCATCAGTAACAAGCAAGAGCAGTTCTCCGTCTCTGCCGCAGACCGACATCTACGGTCATCACCCACGATACTCGGTACAAAACACAATGCTTGCTTCGTATAAACACAAAATCTAACGCGTCCCCAGTGCCATGCTCGTGTAGCTTCAACTGGCATTGCCAGGTCAGAATACTCCGCTTCATCCCATGAAAACAAAGTGCCATCCATCTCTTTCAGACCGAGATCCTCTTTGATGCTAAAGCACAAACACCGGTATACCAATGCTCCTCTGAGAAATAGCAATAGTTTTCTCCCGCTTGTCCCAAACACGCCGCCCATCCCTGGTCCATTTCCCCGTAACGCCTGCTTTCCCGTCCTTGGTTTGCAACCAGTCATTATAAGTCTTGTATCGCCGATTCAAGACCGTGAGCTCAGGCtaccttcttcctcctgccggctctcttcttcttctcgggtGCCTCGTCCTCGCTTTCCGTCTCGGCTGCGCTCTTGGATTTGCTAGGACctccctttttctcttctgtcGTCTCGACCCTACTAACGATTTCTCTCAGAAAGTCCCATTGCTCGTCCGCCTCGACGACTTGCTTCAGCATTTGTGCTGATACTCGCTTCGAGTTCTTCTCCCGGGCTAGATCCGCGCTCTTAGTCACCATTTGCACCATAAAAAGCTCCAAAGCTTTCCCCACCGCGATAGGCGTCTGCTGTGCCACCTTGCCTACTTCTTCGTCAGCCTGCATGATGCGCTTGATCCGCGCTGTTGGGAATTTTGTCTTGACTGGGGAGGGCTCgatggtgggaggtgggggtcGGGCAGCTGCCCCACGTTTGGGAGGCATCGTGCTTGCGGGGTTGCCGgagttgatgttgctgttgtggttcGCGTCGTGAGATTCCGGTCGGCTGACTGTGCCGTCTAGACCGTGGGGTAAGCCAGCAGGTTGAGTTGTGAACGCGCCGGACGTGTAATGCTGCGCGTGAAGTGGtgtctgttgctgctgttgctgatgaaTCGGCTTTTGTGGACGGTACTGATAATTGTCTGCGCCGTACCACGATCGGTTTTGGTATGATTGCGGCGAAGGAGCTGTGTAACTGGACGCCGAAGCGGGTTGTGACGCGGGAGCAGCGGACTGGGGGATATAAGTTGAGTAGGTCTGTGACTGCGGTGGGTATGCGGCTCCGCTAAAGCTGGTGTTTAGGGGCGGCTGATTGGTGATGTCGCTGAGGTTCTTGGATGGTCGTACGGCTTGCGCCAAGGCCTGAGGCGGTGTCGCGAGCTGTGGTTGCTGATGTGGCgattgtggttgtggttgtggttgatgaagttGGTAATGGTGAGAGCTTTggtttgctgctggctggcctGAAAAATGTGTACTTGAAGGTGGAAGCTTGTGTGGCCGTTGCGGAGAAAACTGTGACGGGGGTTGTGATTGTGATAACGGCGGCCAGTGCTGGGTTTGTGCTTGTTCCGCTGGCGGAGTGGGGCCCGATGAATAGAAGGAAGAGAGATCCGGACTCCGGGGAGCATAAGTGCCCTCGCCAGACATTGTAGTAGGTAATGACAATAGAAAATGTCTACCAGATGCCAGTGACCAGCGACACAATTTATGATAGGCCTGAGGCTGCCGCCCTTGCTGAGAATGGCGTCTCCTGGAATCGCTTCCGTGGACCGAGACAAGCTGGGTTTAgtggggtggttggaggtgggatgcTACAAGTATTTGGGTTAATCGCTGTTCGAACAGGCCCGAGCTGTGGAAGCTGTGGCTGGACAAAGAGAGCTTCCCGTGCAGGGCGGGGCAATGGAGGGGTAGGATGGCGGGGCTAATGCAAGCTGTGCCTGCGTGAGGTGGACAGGTTGGAGACTTTTTTTATGTTGCATGCAGAGAATAACATGTGTCTGCCTTCAACAAGGCAGAAGCGGCCCAGGTTGACAGCTGGTGATATACCATAGGCAGGTATGTGCTGGGGGTTGAACCAGATGAAGGAAGGTACAAGAAGAACGAAGCTAGCCCGTAGCTGACTTACATGAACTTGGAGGAGAGGTCCGGAATGAAATATGAATCCCCTCGGGTCGACTTCAAATCAGGCTCTACCGCCGAGCCAGGCCGTCCTTGGGGGGGGGATCACCAGCGCGTTTATATGCATCCTGTCGCGCTTTCACGCCGCTTCTGCCCCACGGTCAGCAAATCACCAGGCGTGAGCTCTAACCCTATTAGGCTTAGCCCGAGCACAGCCCCAAGTCCATTTTTCCGAACATGCAGATCTTCGGTTTGCCCTGCATCACCGCTTGAGAGTCTGCCATGCTCCCCTGGATCGTCGATCATGGGAGCCTCTGTTTCTGAAcgagttgctgctgtggtccgtcaggaagaagaagtctTGCCATATATTCTTCTGAAACGAGGTGAGCCCTCTTTGCTCGACATGCCAGGTGCTCGACGACATCAGCGACTACCTTTCGGGTTTATCCAGCCACTCGCTCATCCCACCTTGCGTCCAACGACAAGGTAGGTTTCAGGTCCAGGTGGGGCAGGTATCAGAACGGCATTTCTGAATTCGTTTCCACTTCTCGGTTGACGTCTCTTTCATGCTCCGTCCAACTTTTGACTCTCAAACGGCCAGTTGCCATTACAACGCCAGCTTCTTGAAAGGTTAGTTATCTCTCGCCTTGTTCACACCTAGTCCCGGCGTTCATGATGACCATCAATGAGCAAACACAATAGCCAAAGACGTTGAACGGGGCATCGAAGAAACCGAGTCTCTGGCTCTGGGGTCATCGCTGCTCAAGTCCATGATGGCCCAAAATAACTTGATCTAATCTGACAGAACGTCCGCTCTAGCAACTGTTACAGCAACTGCTGCCTCCTCAAGGAATACACTGTCTAATCTCCTTGCTTATAGTTCTCAGTCCACCAAGTCGCTCATTTACATTGCTCGAAAGGAATAATGAGGCAACGGGCCAGGCGTGAATGCCGCCGACAGCAGCTTCGCTCTTGACAACGACCGTCTCCTGCACGGTACCGATGAAGTCTTCGATTTCCGAGGCAAACACCTCCTCGGTGCCATACGTTATATAAATCCCCTTTGACGGGGAAGACCGCTTCCACAAACTCATGTCTTTGCAACACCCCGGCGATACCAACGGCTCTTTCTCTGGCATTTTCCCGCCTGCAAACTGCATTCCGTACTGATGCAGTTGTTTCACGTCAA includes:
- a CDS encoding hypothetical protein (COG:K; EggNog:ENOG503P5D9); the encoded protein is MIDDPGEHGRLSSGDAGQTEDLHVRKNGLGAVLGLSLIGLELTPGRPGSAVEPDLKSTRGDSYFIPDLSSKFIHFLLSLPTTMSGEGTYAPRSPDLSSFYSSGPTPPAEQAQTQHWPPLSQSQPPSQFSPQRPHKLPPSSTHFSGQPAANQSSHHYQLHQPQPQPQSPHQQPQLATPPQALAQAVRPSKNLSDITNQPPLNTSFSGAAYPPQSQTYSTYIPQSAAPASQPASASSYTAPSPQSYQNRSWYGADNYQYRPQKPIHQQQQQQTPLHAQHYTSGAFTTQPAGLPHGLDGTVSRPESHDANHNSNINSGNPASTMPPKRGAAARPPPPTIEPSPVKTKFPTARIKRIMQADEEVGKVAQQTPIAVGKALELFMVQMVTKSADLAREKNSKRVSAQMLKQVVEADEQWDFLREIVSRVETTEEKKGGPSKSKSAAETESEDEAPEKKKRAGRRKKVA